A portion of the Punica granatum isolate Tunisia-2019 chromosome 7, ASM765513v2, whole genome shotgun sequence genome contains these proteins:
- the LOC116214806 gene encoding F-box/LRR-repeat protein 4 gives MMDEVLCDELLEDIFTRLPPPSSRAVTLVSRRWLSLYRSSRSSLSLRLPSAVPAPSLIPALSSLLSRYPSLSSLSLLLSDHPTNSCIFSDGLLSAIASHCPGKLTRLRFLAGPLRDLSLLSSRKFTHLTSLTVSLSRPLLFAWVLSFPSLRELSVSVAATSDGAEAHIGGDPEHGPLGNSRAELGLESLSLSGIRGGDRGLCWLWRSCRKLKKLQLKSCEGIGDDASYSSFVQCLPSLEAVELRTCRSIVDGVLFQLAENCELLTSLLIYDGGSHDGLLYFLNSCVCDLQNLDLRLPLDFKNEHLFALGLDFRALSSFRLQSCCLVTGNGLRIFGIGMRYCLQELALINCDVLEREPGLLATLGQHLRELRKLDLSYNEMLPDKEVISMLASCSHLVDLRLRGCKGLGNATISSVPRCCRLLESIDIVHCCGVEAKAVESLLLNSPRLKRVQVEDDKVSDVARSWAASKFIEVVA, from the coding sequence ATGATGGACGAAGTCCTCTGCGACGAGCTCCTCGAGGACATCTTCACGCGCCTCCCCCCGCCCTCCTCACGCGCCGTCACTCTCGTCTCCCGCCGCTGGCTCTCCCTCTACCGCTCCTCCCgctcctccctctccctccgCCTACCCTCCGCCGTCCCCGCCCCCTCCCTCATCCCCGCACTCTCCTCCCTCCTATCCCGCTACCCTTCCCtctcctccctctccctcctcctctccgACCACCCCACCAACTCTTGTATCTTCTCCGATGGCCTCCTCTCCGCCATCGCCTCCCACTGCCCCGGTAAGCTCACTCGCCTCCGCTTCCTCGCCGGCCCTCTAAGGGACCTCTCCCTGCTTTCTTCGCGGAAATTCACCCATTTGACCTCCCTCACCGTCTCCCTCTCAAGGCCCCTCCTTTTCGCGTGGGTCCTTAGCTTTCCCTCGCTGAGGGAGCTCTCTGTCTCCGTCGCCGCCACCTCCGATGGCGCCGAGGCTCATATCGGAGGAGACCCGGAACACGGGCCTCTCGGGAATTCCAGGGCCGAATTAGGGCTTGAGAGCCTCTCCTTGTCGGGGATTCGGGGCGGCGATCGGGGGCTCTGTTGGCTGTGGAGGAGCTGCAGGAAGCTCAAGAAACTGCAGCTCAAGAGCTGCGAAGGTATTGGCGATGACGCCTCTTATTCGTCTTTTGTGCAGTGTCTGCCGAGTCTCGAGGCAGTCGAGCTCCGGACCTGTCGGAGTATAGTCGACGGGGTCCTCTTTCAATTGGCCGAAAATTGCGAGTTATTGACTTCTCTGTTAATCTACGATGGTGGAAGTCATGATGGGTTGCTTTATTTCCTTAATTCTTGTGTATGCGATCTGCAAAATCTCGACCTTCGGCTCCCTCTCGACTTTAAGAATGAACATCTGTTTGCCCTCGGCTTGGATTTCCGAGCTTTATCAAGCTTTAGGCTTCAGAGCTGTTGCCTAGTCACCGGTAACGGTCTAAGGATCTTCGGAATTGGCATGAGGTATTGTCTCCAGGAACTTGCATTGATCAACTGCGACGTGCTCGAGAGAGAGCCCGGGTTGCTGGCCACATTGGGGCAGCATCTGAGGGAGCTGAGAAAGCTGGACCTCTCCTACAACGAGATGCTGCCTGATAAGGAGGTCATATCGATGCTTGCCTCTTGCAGTCACCTGGTTGATCTGAGGTTGAGAGGTTGCAAGGGGCTCGGTAATGCCACCATCAGTTCTGTCCCCAGGTGCTGCAGGCTCCTTGAGAGTATCGACATTGTGCACTGCTGTGGGGTCGAGGCCAAAGCCGTGGAGTCCCTCCTCCTCAACTCACCCAGGTTGAAGCGGGTCCAGGTTGAAGACGACAAGGTTTCTGATGTTGCGAGGAGTTGGGCGGCATCGAAATTTATTGAGGTTGTCGCCTGA
- the LOC116214085 gene encoding glycosylphosphatidylinositol anchor attachment 1 protein isoform X1, protein MAAPETPKLKPRPIVRLGILLISHNLVVSVICCISGIVALLLLPILAKNTYISENALMPGSANPMLSTQDVADANKLVKDLMDLKSESTSSDKMQRVVAEYISDLGAEVGYQKFYPQSDQFNPLHFFSLPDPGTLQEKVNCSSFAINVIGIARAPRGDGKEAIVLVTPYNFEDADLLDALSVGLTYSVFSLLTQVTWLAKDIIWLVADSRCGEYSSVAAWLRDYQTPVFGSSSAADSSTCDSSNTFYGLKDSSVIERKITDNFRRAGTMAAALVIKVIDKSEPFEDTLSLYAEASNGQMPNLDLINIVNYLAVHRQGLHVKVQKLTSLINAKWLTVLAQIFEYVGVIARRLNPQWKFGIPAAEYVDGTATLASSLYNQALGVPTGPHGAFRDYQVDAVTLEFSPKVYSMSKGRHKEFLVQGGRLIEGVIRSVNNLLEKFHQSFFLYLLTSPGRFVSVGVYMIPFALLVTPLPIMAASLYTKTNNLDSDAETNDLSIYQKSFTWLNAAKKVLLVHLWGAIVSLLPYAICHLGVSTPAMNLAVWSMLSVLCYLLFCLILGVRSAKSGKAQWAVLKSATLSAVFIGLCLMSVVNFATAEFGALLLVPMCLVIYPLKSDLHAGGLMNFSRMACNLALVLIGFPPAAFILLKGALDGFHSIYVGDFWIWVESLWAWNSATYLYITMIHLPCWLLCLHVLLHTR, encoded by the exons ATGGCGGCGCCGGAAACTCCCAAACTGAAGCCGCGGCCGATCGTACGGCTCGGGATCCTCCTCATCTCTCACAACCTTGTTGTCAG TGTCATCTGCTGTATATCTGGGATAGTAGCGCTACTGTTGCTGCCAATTCTAGCCAAGAACACTTACATTTCCGAGAATGCCCTCATGCCAG GTTCTGCCAACCCAATGCTTTCGACTCAGGATGTGGCAGATGCTAATAAGCTAGTGAAGGATCTAATGGATCTGAAATCTGAGTCGACTAGTTCAG ACAAAATGCAAAGAGTGGTAGCAGAGTACATCTCAGACCTTGGTGCAGAAGTTGGTTATCAGAAATTTTACCCGCAATCTGATCAATTTAATCCATTGCACTTCTTTTCACTTCCTGATCCTGGCACACTTCAAGAGAAAGTCAACTGTTCCTCCTTTGCCATCAATGTTATTGGAATTGCAAGAGCTCCACGTGGTGATGGAAAAGAAGCGATTGTGTTGGTTACACCTTATAACTTTGAAGATGCTGATCTACTAGATGCCCTATCAGTGGGCCTCACATACTCAGTATTTTCATTGCTAACTCAAGTTACATGGCTGGCCAAAGATATCATATGGCTTGTAGCAGATTCACGTTGTGGAGAGTATTCGTCAGTTGCTGCATGGTTGAGAGATTATCAGACACCTGTTTTTGGTAGCTCCTCAGCAGCAGATTCTAGTACATGTGACAGTAGCAACACATTTTATGGTTTAAAGGACAGCTCAGTGATTGAGAGGAAGATAACTGACAATTTTAGGCGTGCGGGAACCATGGCAGCTGCTCTTGTTATCAAGGTGATAGACAAAAGTGAGCCGTTTGAGGACACACTAAGTCTGTATGCTGAAGCATCTAATGGACAGATGCCAAATCTGGACCTCATCAATATTGTGAACTATTTAGCTGTCCATCGGCAGGGTTTGCATGTAAAAGTTCAGAAATTAACTTCCTTGATCAATGCCAAATGGCTCACCGTCTTGGCTCAGATATTTGAATATGTGGGTGTGATTGCTAGAAGATTAAACCCTCAATGGAAATTTGGCATTCCTGCGGCTGAGTATGTTGATGGCACTGCCACACTCGCAAGTTCCCTTTATAATCAG GCATTGGGTGTTCCAACAGGTCCCCATGGTGCCTTTCGTGATTATCAAGTTGATGCAGTTACCCTGGAATTTTCCCCTAAAGTTTACTCAATGAGTAAGGGCAGGCATAAGGAGTTTCTTGTGCAAGGGGGCAG GTTGATTGAAGGAGTCATACGGTCAGTAAACAACCTCCTGGAGAAGTTTCACCAATCATTTTTTCTCTATCTTCTAACATCTCCCGGTAGGTTCGTCTCAGTGGGAGTCTATATGATTCCCTTTGCCCTCCTCGTCACGCCACTTCCAATCATGGCAGCCTCTCTTTACACGAAGACAAATAATTTGGATTCCGATGCAGAAACAAATGATCTTTCAATATATCAAAAGTCATTCACATGGCTTAATGCTGCAAAAAAGGTGCTTCTTGTTCATCTCTGGGGAGCTATCGTATCATTACTTCCATACGCCATCTGCCATTTGGGTGTTAGTACCCCCGCAATGAATCTAGCAGTCTGGAGCATGCTTTCAGTGCTCTGTTATTTGCTCTTTTGCTTGATTCTGGGAGTTCGTTCTGCAAAATCGGGAAAAGCCCAGTGGGCTGTTCTTAAATCAGCGACCCTCTCAGCTGTTTTTATCGGTCTATGCCTCATGTCAGTTGTGAACTTTGCAACTGCGGAATTTGGAGCTTTGTTGTTGGTCCCCATGTGCTTGGTGATTTATCCTCTTAAGAGTGATCTGCACGCGGGGGGTCTGATGAATTTCTCGAGGATGGCTTGCAACTTGGCTCTGGTCCTCATTGGCTTCCCTCCAGCAGCCTTCATCTTGCTGAAAGGTGCACTGGATGGTTTCCATAGCATTTATGTCGGCGATTTCTGGATCTGGGTTGAATCACTTTGGGCTTGGAATAGTGCCACGTACCTTTACATCACTATGATCCACCTCCCTTGCTGGCTCCTGTGCCTCCATGTTCTACTTCACACTCGATGA
- the LOC116214085 gene encoding glycosylphosphatidylinositol anchor attachment 1 protein isoform X2 → MQRVVAEYISDLGAEVGYQKFYPQSDQFNPLHFFSLPDPGTLQEKVNCSSFAINVIGIARAPRGDGKEAIVLVTPYNFEDADLLDALSVGLTYSVFSLLTQVTWLAKDIIWLVADSRCGEYSSVAAWLRDYQTPVFGSSSAADSSTCDSSNTFYGLKDSSVIERKITDNFRRAGTMAAALVIKVIDKSEPFEDTLSLYAEASNGQMPNLDLINIVNYLAVHRQGLHVKVQKLTSLINAKWLTVLAQIFEYVGVIARRLNPQWKFGIPAAEYVDGTATLASSLYNQALGVPTGPHGAFRDYQVDAVTLEFSPKVYSMSKGRHKEFLVQGGRLIEGVIRSVNNLLEKFHQSFFLYLLTSPGRFVSVGVYMIPFALLVTPLPIMAASLYTKTNNLDSDAETNDLSIYQKSFTWLNAAKKVLLVHLWGAIVSLLPYAICHLGVSTPAMNLAVWSMLSVLCYLLFCLILGVRSAKSGKAQWAVLKSATLSAVFIGLCLMSVVNFATAEFGALLLVPMCLVIYPLKSDLHAGGLMNFSRMACNLALVLIGFPPAAFILLKGALDGFHSIYVGDFWIWVESLWAWNSATYLYITMIHLPCWLLCLHVLLHTR, encoded by the exons ATGCAAAGAGTGGTAGCAGAGTACATCTCAGACCTTGGTGCAGAAGTTGGTTATCAGAAATTTTACCCGCAATCTGATCAATTTAATCCATTGCACTTCTTTTCACTTCCTGATCCTGGCACACTTCAAGAGAAAGTCAACTGTTCCTCCTTTGCCATCAATGTTATTGGAATTGCAAGAGCTCCACGTGGTGATGGAAAAGAAGCGATTGTGTTGGTTACACCTTATAACTTTGAAGATGCTGATCTACTAGATGCCCTATCAGTGGGCCTCACATACTCAGTATTTTCATTGCTAACTCAAGTTACATGGCTGGCCAAAGATATCATATGGCTTGTAGCAGATTCACGTTGTGGAGAGTATTCGTCAGTTGCTGCATGGTTGAGAGATTATCAGACACCTGTTTTTGGTAGCTCCTCAGCAGCAGATTCTAGTACATGTGACAGTAGCAACACATTTTATGGTTTAAAGGACAGCTCAGTGATTGAGAGGAAGATAACTGACAATTTTAGGCGTGCGGGAACCATGGCAGCTGCTCTTGTTATCAAGGTGATAGACAAAAGTGAGCCGTTTGAGGACACACTAAGTCTGTATGCTGAAGCATCTAATGGACAGATGCCAAATCTGGACCTCATCAATATTGTGAACTATTTAGCTGTCCATCGGCAGGGTTTGCATGTAAAAGTTCAGAAATTAACTTCCTTGATCAATGCCAAATGGCTCACCGTCTTGGCTCAGATATTTGAATATGTGGGTGTGATTGCTAGAAGATTAAACCCTCAATGGAAATTTGGCATTCCTGCGGCTGAGTATGTTGATGGCACTGCCACACTCGCAAGTTCCCTTTATAATCAG GCATTGGGTGTTCCAACAGGTCCCCATGGTGCCTTTCGTGATTATCAAGTTGATGCAGTTACCCTGGAATTTTCCCCTAAAGTTTACTCAATGAGTAAGGGCAGGCATAAGGAGTTTCTTGTGCAAGGGGGCAG GTTGATTGAAGGAGTCATACGGTCAGTAAACAACCTCCTGGAGAAGTTTCACCAATCATTTTTTCTCTATCTTCTAACATCTCCCGGTAGGTTCGTCTCAGTGGGAGTCTATATGATTCCCTTTGCCCTCCTCGTCACGCCACTTCCAATCATGGCAGCCTCTCTTTACACGAAGACAAATAATTTGGATTCCGATGCAGAAACAAATGATCTTTCAATATATCAAAAGTCATTCACATGGCTTAATGCTGCAAAAAAGGTGCTTCTTGTTCATCTCTGGGGAGCTATCGTATCATTACTTCCATACGCCATCTGCCATTTGGGTGTTAGTACCCCCGCAATGAATCTAGCAGTCTGGAGCATGCTTTCAGTGCTCTGTTATTTGCTCTTTTGCTTGATTCTGGGAGTTCGTTCTGCAAAATCGGGAAAAGCCCAGTGGGCTGTTCTTAAATCAGCGACCCTCTCAGCTGTTTTTATCGGTCTATGCCTCATGTCAGTTGTGAACTTTGCAACTGCGGAATTTGGAGCTTTGTTGTTGGTCCCCATGTGCTTGGTGATTTATCCTCTTAAGAGTGATCTGCACGCGGGGGGTCTGATGAATTTCTCGAGGATGGCTTGCAACTTGGCTCTGGTCCTCATTGGCTTCCCTCCAGCAGCCTTCATCTTGCTGAAAGGTGCACTGGATGGTTTCCATAGCATTTATGTCGGCGATTTCTGGATCTGGGTTGAATCACTTTGGGCTTGGAATAGTGCCACGTACCTTTACATCACTATGATCCACCTCCCTTGCTGGCTCCTGTGCCTCCATGTTCTACTTCACACTCGATGA